In Gouania willdenowi chromosome 17, fGouWil2.1, whole genome shotgun sequence, one DNA window encodes the following:
- the arl14 gene encoding ADP-ribosylation factor-like protein 14: MGLLASKPPEAHVLLLGLDNAGKSTLLYKLKHNASVSTVPTIGFNVEMFEAKKNRKNISVTVWDVGGQNKMREHWDAFHHSAAAVVWVLDSSDRERLDEARTELENTLRSEQLRGRPLILLANKQDVNGALTGTEIKDCFNLRKICSSRDWFVQPCSGSTGVGVDEAFRKVVQMAKPPSESGAVKDNFRETVQRVKTLRKH; encoded by the coding sequence ATGGGTCTGTTAGCGTCTAAGCCCCCAGAAGCTCATGTCCTCCTCCTGGGTCTGGACAACGCTGGGAAGTCCACTCTGCTCTACAAACTGAAGCACAACGCCAGCGTCAGCACCGTCCCGACCATCGGCTTTAATGTGGAAATGTTTGAAGCGAAAAAGAACCGCAAGAACATCTCTGTGACAGTCTGGGACGTGGGCGGGCAGAATAAGATGCGTGAACACTGGGATGCGTTCCACCACAGCGCGGCGGCGGTGGTGTGGGTGCTGGACAGCTCGGACCGGGAGCGACTGGACGAGGCTCGGACGGAGCTGGAGAACACCCTGAGGAGCGAACAGCTGCGGGGCCGACCGCTCATCCTGCTGGCCAACAAACAGGACGTGAACGGAGCTCTGACCGGCACGGAGATCAAGGACTGCTTCAACCTGAGGAAGATCTGCTCCAGTCGGGACTGGTTCGTCCAGCCTTGTTCTGGATCGACGGGGGTTGGAGTGGACGAGGCCTTCAGGAAAGTGGTTCAAATGGCCAAACCTCCTTCAGAGTCTGGTGCAGTCAAAGACAATTTTAGGGAAACAGTGCAAAGAGTCAAAACGTTaagaaaacattga
- the LOC114478805 gene encoding zona pellucida sperm-binding protein 3-like, giving the protein MDHIWQRLVSLLILVFGSVSAFTESRLLSSGGNPLVPDRHYSRAPWAPEKQHQAAESREEPRPIEVKCHPDAMEVVVQADMFLSGIHVDGRHLRLGSEGLRGGCGAEQSGDKEFTLSSHLMDCGMKLSSTEETIIYSTVLVYSPEPSSSSLIRLDGATIPLECHYEKKYSLDGVSVEPTWESFVSTLSGDDELVFAMRLMSDDWQYERGSNAYFLGDLFHIEVSVIIANHMPLRVYVDSCVATATSDAEAPIRYNFIENHGCLSDSYMTNSNSRFLPRVEDYKLRFELEAFRFYQEFQNEVYITCAVKAVPVTMTVGSQNKACSLVENGWQSVDGNNQACRSCGDSHLHEEYLFSKVPQTTARPITNLQSSMLNRPGQHPATYVRYRPGIQQNEHEQITKLSPKFMKRETDNQASSS; this is encoded by the exons ATGGATCACATCTGGCAGCGACTTGTATCActgttgattttagtgtttggttCGGTGTCCGCTTTCACGGAGAGTCGGTTGTTGTCCAGTGGGGGGAATCCTCTGGTTCCTGACAGACATTACAGCAGAGCACCGTGGGCTCCAGAAAAACAGCACCAGGCCGCAGAGAGCAGAGAGGAACCTCGGCCAATTGAGGTCAAGTGCCATCCTGATGCTATGGAGGTCGTAGTGCAGGCTGACATGTTTCTCTCAGGCATCCATGTGGACGGCAGACATCTGCGGCTGGGGTCAGAGGGCCTGAGGGGGGGCTGTGGAGCAGAACAGTCAGGAGACAAGGAGTTCACCCTCAGCAGCCATTTGATGGACTGTGGAATGAAGCTCTCA TCAACAGAGGAAACTATCATTTATTCCACTGTTCTGGTCTACTCACCTGAACCCAGCTCCAGTAGTTTAATCAGACTGGATGGAGCCACTATTCCACTTGAATGTCACTATGAAAA AAAATATTCTTTAGATGGTGTTTCCGTGGAGCCCACCTGGGAGTCATTTGTCTCCACATTGTCTGGAGATGATGAGTTGGTCTTTGCAATGCGACTCATGTCTG ATGATTGGCAGTATGAGAGAGGATCAAATGCTTACTTCCTTGGTGACCTCTTCCACATTGAAGTGTCTGTCATCATTGCCAACCACATGCCCCTCCGAGTGTATGTTGATAGCTGTGTGGCCACTGCAACTTCTGATGCTGAAGCACCAATAAGATACAACTTCATTGAAAACCACGG GTGTCTTTCAGATTCTTACATgacaaactcaaactcacgATTTCTACCAAGAGTTGAAGACTACAAGTTGAGATTTGAGCTGGAAGCTTTTAGGTTCTACCAGGAATTTCAAAATGAG GTCTACATAACCTGTGCAGTGAAGGCTGTTCCAGTCACCATGACCGTTGGCTCACAAAACAAGGCCTGCTCTTTGGTTGAAAACGG ATGGCAGTCGGTTGATGGAAATAACCAGGCATGTCGGAGCTGTGGTGACTCCCACTTGCATGAGGAGTATTTATTCTCAAAAGTTCCCCAAACTACTGCACGACCCATCACCAACTTACAAAGTAGTATGTTAAACCGACCTGGGCAGCATCCAGCAACCTATGTTCGTTATCGTCCAGGAATTCAACAGAACGAACATGAGCAAATCACAAAATTGTCTCCTAAATTCATGAAACGGGAAACTGACAACCAAGCTA GTTCGtcgtag
- the LOC114478945 gene encoding uncharacterized membrane protein C3orf80 homolog, which produces MFSFTRCVFIMCLLGHSGVVVVYSIRRCGRDICRDDQVCCAQGNDTTAVTCCRQFMDNTYYNIAMVTRKLSGVLIMLLLFAVGYFVQRILCTRSSQWSPAQSGQPAVTASQEMLMESCTPVPSVDPGPGARLPAYEDCKRLPTYEETMRSGNRGRS; this is translated from the coding sequence atgttttcatttacacGCTGTGTGTTCATCATGTGCCTCCTCGGTCACTccggtgttgttgttgtttactccATCCGGAGATGTGGTCGGGACATTTGCCGGGATGACCAGGTCTGCTGCGCGCAGGGCAACGACACCACCGCTGTTACCTGTTGCAGACAATTTATGGATAACACTTATTACAACATCGCTATGGTGACCCGGAAACTTTCGGGGGTCCTCATCATGCTGCTCCTCTTTGCCGTGGGATACTTTGTCCAGAGGATTCTGTGCACCAGGTCCAGCCAGTGGAGCCCGGCACAGAGCGGACAGCCTGCGGTCACCGCGTCCCAGGAGATGCTGATGGAGAGCTGCACCCCGGTCCCCTCTGTGGACCCCGGGCCTGGAGCTCGGCTGCCCGCCTACGAGGACTGCAAACGTCTCCCGACATATGAAGAGACGATGCGGAGTGGAAACAGAGGACGATCCTGA